From the genome of Arthrobacter sp. ERGS1:01:
TATCCGGTGCGCCGGGCGGCCTCGATGATGTCGGCCACGGATTGTTCGGATTCGATGGTTTCCACGCGCATGCGCGGCGTCATGACGTCTGCGGCGGTGCGCTCGCCAAAGCTGAGCGTACGCGCCACGAAACGGGCCGTGCCCTCATCGAGCGTGCCCATGGCGGCCGAGCGGCGCACCAGGGAGGCCAGCTCGGCCGGGGACCGGGCCCCGGAGATTTCCTCCTTGGCCTCCATGCCGAAGAGGTGCAGCACCTTGTTGGAGAAGCCGTTGAGCACCACGATGGCCGGCTTGAACACGGCGGTGAAGACCAACTGCGGGCGGGCCACGGCCTTGCCGATTTCAAAGGACCGCGCAATGGCCATGTTCTTCGGGACCAGTTCGCCAATAAGCATGGACAGCAAGGTGGCAACCACCATTGCGGTGGCCAGCGAGATCGGCGCCACGGCCGCCTCGGGAACCCCGAGTCCGGCCAGCGGCACGGCAAGGAGCGAGCCCAGCGACGGTTCAATGAGGAAACCGGTCAGCAGTGTCGTCAAGGTGATGCCGAGCTGGCAGCTGGAGAGCTGGGTGGAAAGGGATTTCAGGCAGCGCAGCAGCGGCACGGCGGCCTTGTCGCCGTCGTCCACGGCGCGTTGGACACTTGATTGGTCAAGGGCCACGAGGGAAAATTCAACGGCAACGAAGAACCCGGTGCCGAGGATGAGCAGGAGGCCTGCGCCCAGAAGGAGCCACTCCATTTACAGGACCCCCGTTTCAGCGGTTGAACGCCGGGGGTTGGGCGCCGGCGGGGGGTGGTCGGCGCTGGGGCCGACCGGTGCGGGCGTAGAAGTATGGTGGTCGCGTGTACGGGATTTGCCGGCATGGGCAACGGTGGCGCTTGAGCGTGACTGGACGCTCCGCGAACCGTTGTGCCGGCCCCTAGATTTACTTTCCATAGGTTTTTCAGTCTACATGAGGGCGTTTGGCGCCGGGTGGCCGGCCAGGGCGTGATAGCCGCGCCGGTGGTAGACCATGGGGTGTCCGGGGGTGTCCGGGGCGATGATGCCAACGACGGCGGCCGCCACCAGCAGGGAGCCGCCGGCCCGGGTGCGGCTGAGCACCTCGCAGCGCAGTGCGTAGCCGCCGTGTCCCAGTAAGGGCTCGCCCGTCTCGAGGCGGCTCCAGTCCATGGCTCCGGTGAATCGCTCGGCGACGGGGCTGGCAAATGCCTGGGCAAGCGCCAGGTCGTCGGCTGTGAGCAGGTGCACCACGAGGGTGTCGGCCACGGCGATGGCGGCCGCGGAGCCCGATTGTGAGGCCAGGGAGAAGGCGAGGATGGGCGGCTCGGCGGAAACCGACGCCACGGAGGAGGCGGTGATGCCCACGGGCCCCGTGCCAATGTCGGCGGTGATGATGGAGACGCCGGCCGGATGCCCGCCAAAGGCGTCCTTGAAGTCGCGGGTGACCTGGGGGGCCGTGGTGGCCAATGGCTGCGCCGTCATGTGCTTCGGAGTCCTCTCAACATGGCCGTGGCGGATGCCCGGGCCAGTTACGACTCTAGAACCTCAACATTAGTTGAGGTCAAATCGCGGCAACCTCAGCCGCCGTCGAACGCGCGGGCGCCCGGACCCTTGCCGGCCACTTCGTCATCCGGGTTCACAAAGCCGCATTCGGCCAGCGACAGGCAGCCGCAGCCGATGCAACCGCCAAGGCTCCCCCGCAGCTTTTCCAGCGCGGCAATGCGGGCGTCGAGTTCCTCGCGCCAGCGTTCGGAGAGCCGCTGCCAGTCCGCCTGCGTGGGCAGCCCGTCAGTGGGCAGCTCGGCAAAGACCTCGGACACCAGTGCCAGCGGGATCCCGGCCCGCTGGGCGGCCCGGATCACGGCAACCCGGCGCAGCACCGACCTCGGGTAGCGGCGCTGGTTGCCCGCGGTTCGGGCGCTCGAAATGAGCCCCTGGCGTTCATAGAAGTGCAGGGCGGAGACGCTGACGCCGCCGCGCTCGGCCACCTGGCCCACACTGAGCAGTTCGGCGGCACGGGGCTGTTCGGCATTGAGGGGCTGCCCGGCGTCGTCGGGCTCCGGTGCGGGGACGGCCGGGAGCTCCATGGCTTGGCTCCGGCCTAGTTGCCCGCGGTGTGGCGAATGCCGGCGACGGACTGGGCGAGGATCTCGGAGATGCTGTGCGAAATGTCGATGACGACGGCGCGTTCGTCGGCACCCAGCGGTTCCAGGGCGGCCAGCTGGGATTCAAGGAGCGCCGGCGGCATGAAGTGCCCGGAGCGGCCCTGGAGCCGGGAGCTGAGCACCTCGAGGGAACCGTCAAGGTGCAGGAAGATGGTGTCCGGCGCCTTGGCGCGGATCACGTCGCGGTAGCTGTGCTTGAGTGCCGAGCAGGCGATGACGATCCCTGCCGCGGTGGTTCCGGCGAGCTCGTCGCCGACGATTTCCAGCCACGGCCAGCGGTCCTCGTCCGTCAGGGGCGTGCCGGCGGCCATCTTGCTGATGTTCGACATGGGGTGCAGGGAATCGCCGTCCAGGAACGGGATGTCCATGGCGTCCGCCACCAGCGCGCCGATGGTGCTCTTGCCCGACCCCGACACGCCCATGACGATGACTCGGGTGGCGGCGCGTTCGGCGTTGGGCGTTTCGGGGATGTTCACTGGCGTATCCATACTCTCTTGTATACCAAAGGCTGGCGCGGGCGGCCGCATCGGGCCGCTCGCGCCAGCCTTTGTTGCAGATCGGGCTAGAGCCGGGTGTCGAAGGAATCGCAGAAGACGTTCTCGTTGAACGTGCCCTGGAATTCGGAGAGCCCCTGGATCTTCTCCACCGTGGCCCGGATCGCCTCGCGGGTGCCGGCGTGGGCGTGGATCGCGGTCTTGACCATGGGCATGTCGATGAGGTGGTTGGGCTGGTTCAGCGAAACGAATACGGTGGGTACCTCGGTGGTGTACCAGGGGATTTCCGCCGCCATGGGGGTGGACCACTTGATCCTGATGGCGGCCTCCTGGGCGAAACCCTTCACATTCGCGAAGACGAACGCGGCATCGTACTTGTCCGCGTAATCGGCCGTGGCCTCCTCGGAGATGACGGACATGAAGTTCACGCCCTCCTCCCCCGCCTCGGTGCGCTGGTCCGCGGTCTTGAAGGTGTGCACCTCAAAGCCGGCCCGCTCCAATTCCTCCGCCACCACATCCAAATAGCCCAGGGGGTCCGCGCGGGTGAAGTCGGAGCCGCCGGAGATCCCGTACAGCCGGATGCGCTTGTGCGTGGCCGGGGTGATGGGCAGGTTGGCGGCGGTGTCCTTGACCAGGGTGACCGTCTTGTCGGCAATTTCCGCGGCAATGGCCAGGTGGTCCGGGGAACCGATCGCGGCCAGCGCCGCGACGGGCGGCACCAGGGTGTCACGGTCCGCCGTGTGGAGCCCCAGCGATGCCTTCAATGCCAGGATCCGGCGCAGGGCGTCCGTCAACCGCTCGTCGGAGATCACGCCGTTGCGGTAGCCCTCCAGCATGAAGCCGAAGTCCTCCGCGGGGTTGCGGAAGAACAGGAACATGTCGCAGCCGGCCGCGATGGCCGCAGGCACCAGGTCCTTGCGCTTCATGGCCTGGGTCATGCCGATCATTTGGGACGCGTCGGTCAGGATCAGGCCGTTGAAGCCGAGCTCGCCGCGCAGCAGCTCCCCCAACAGTTCCGGGGCCAGGGTTGTCGGGAGCACGTCCGAATCGGCAAGTCCGGGCCGGAAGCGGCGGGAAAGCTCGGGGGCGCCGATGTGTCCGGCCATGATCGACTGCACGCCGTGGCCGATCATTTCCCGGTACACATGCCCGTAAGTGCGGTTCCATTCCTCGTAGCCAAGGGTGTTGTAGGAGGTGACCACGTGCTGGTCGCGCTCGTCGATGCCGTCACCGGGGAAGTGCTTCATGGCGCAGGCGGTGGGGGATTCGCTGATGCCGTCGAAGTATTCCTTGGCCCGCTCCACCACCACCTCGGGCGTGTTGCCGAAGGAACGGGTGGAGATGACGGTGTTGCGCCAGTTGTAGTGGATGTCCACGATGGGCGCGAACGCCCAGTTGCAGCCCAGCGCCGCGGTCTCGACACCGGCCACCTGCCCCATCTTCCGGGCAATGGATTTGTCCGGGTGGGAGCCGGCCTGCAGGTGGGTGGAGACGAAGGTGCCGTCGTCGCAGCTGCCGGCGCCGCCCATTTCCGGGTTGGATGCCACCAGCAGCGGGATCCTGGTCTTGGACTGTGCGTAGCGGATGTGTTCCTGCACCGCCCCCGAGGGACCGGGCCGGTACCGCATGCCGCCCACGTGGAAGTTCTCCAGCACCCCGTCCAGGTACTCCGGGGAGTAATCGTTGTTGTGGTTGATGAACAGCTGGCCGATCTTCTCTTCCAGCGTCATCGACCCGATGGTCGACTCCACCCAGGCCACGCCGGCGTCGTCGAGCTTGAACGGGGCTGCGCGCAAATCCACTTCGTAGGGCACTGCTACTCCTCTTGCTTTGGGGTCTATAGGTTGGTGGCGGGCACGGTGCCGCGGAGCCGGACGACGGCGCCGGCCACGAGGGCCTCAACGGGCGCCGAAATGTCCATCACCACGGCGGCCTCGTCGGCGCCCAGCGGTTCGAGCGTTGCCAGTTGCGAATCGAGCAGCGTGGCCGGCATGAAATGTCCGGACCGCCCCTCGAGCCGGGAGCCGAGGACCTCGCGGCTGCCGTCCAGGTGCAGGAAGACCGTCTCGGGTGCCTGCTCCCGGATGGCGTCCCGGTAGCTCCGCTTCAGGGCGGAGCAGGCTACCACCAGGCCGTTGGCGGAGCCGGCCAGCTCACGGCCCACCGTTTGCAGCCATGGTGCGCGGTCGTCGTCGTCCAAGGGCGTGCCGGCGGCCATCTTGGCGATGTTATCCATGGGGTGCAGGGAGTCCCCGTCCGTGAACGGCAGGCCCAGATCGTTCGCCACGAGGGCGCCGATCGTCGTCTTGCCGCAGCCGGAGACTCCCATGACCACAATGTGCCGGGCAGGCGACGGTGCGTGGGTCACCAGTCGTGGACCGTTCCGTCAACGAGGCGGTTGTACGGCAGGTAGGCCTGCTGGTACGGGAATGCCTTGGCGGCCTCCTCGTTGAATTCGACGCCGATGCCCGGGGTCTCGCCCGGATGCAGGTAGCCGTCCTTGAACGTCATGGACTGCTGGAACACTTCATTGGTCTTGTCGGAGTGCTGCATGTACTCCTGGATGCCGTAGTTGTGGATGGCCAGGCCCACGTGGAGCTGGGCGGCGAAACCGATCGGGGAAATGTCCGTGGGGCCGTGGAAGCCGGACTTGATCTGGTACTGGGCGGCGAAGTCCATGACCTTCTTCAGCGGCGAGATGCCGCCGAAGTGGGTCGAGGCGGCCCGCACATAGTCAATGAGCTGTTCCTTGATGATGGTCTGGTAGTCGTAGACCGTGTTGAAGATTTCACCGATGGCCAGCGGCGTGGTGGTGTGGTGGCGGACCCAGCGCAGGGCTTCCTGATTTTCGGCCGGGGTGCAGTCCTCGAGCCAGAAGAGGTCATACGGTTCCAGCGACTTGCCCAGCTTGGCGGCCTGGATGGGCGTCATGCGGTGGTGGCCGTCGTGGAGCAGGGGAAGCTCGGGGCCAAACTCGTTGCGGACCGCCTCGAACACGGTGGGCAGGTGGCGCAGGTAGGCGCGGGTGTCCCAGTCCTCTTCCTGCGGGAACGCGCCGCGGCCGGCGGGCTCGTAGTCGTAGCGCTCACCCGAGGCCTGGGCCTGGGCGGCAACACCGTAGACGGCCTTGATGCCGGGGATGGCGGTCTGGATGCGGACGGACTTGTAACCCAGTTCCAGGTGTTCACGGACGGAGTCGAAAAGCTGGGGAATGTCCGCACCGGAGGCGTGGCCGTAGGCCCGCAGGCCGTTGCGGGAGGCGCCGCCCAAGAGCTGGTAGACCGGCATGCCGGCAATCTTGCCCTTGATGTCCCACAGGGCCATGTCGACGGCGGCGATCGCTGCCATCGTGACAGGGCCGCGGCGCCAGTACGAGCTGCGGTACAGGAACTGCCAGGTGTCTTCGATCCGGTGCGGGTCCTTGCCGATGAGCAGCTGTGCCACGTGCTCCTTCAGGTACGCGGCGACGGCGAGTTCCCGGCCGTTGAGCGTGGCGTCACCAATGCCCACGACGCCTTCATCCGTGGTCACCTTCAGGGTGACGAAGTTGCGGCTGGGGCTGGTGACAAATACTTCTGCGGAAACGATTTTCACGAGGAGGTCCTTCCAGGGTGGTGGTTGCTGAGTGGAGTTCTAGTTGGCGGGGGCTGCCGGCGCGGCCGGGCCGTCGTCGTCACCGGCCTGGGCCGATGCACCGGGTTCGTTGCCGGCGACTGCCTGGCGTGAGGCCTCGAGGCGTACTTCGCGGCGTTCGGTGATCTCGGCGACGATCTGCTTGTGCTTGGCGTCGGTGAGCGGGTAGATGAACATGACGACTATTGCGAGAATGGCGAACACCATGGGCAGGAGCCCGGCGCCGGCACGGATGCCCAAGATGGCATGCTCGCTTTGCTGTGCTGCGCCTGCGGTGTAGCCACCCCAGGCAAGTGCGAAGGCGGCAAGCGCGCCGCCCACGGCCTGGCCGGTCTTCCGGGTGAAGGAGAACAGTGCGTAGGTGATGCCCTCGGTGCGGACGCCGGTCTTCCATTCACCGTATTCCACGGTGTCGGCTTCGAGTGCCCATACCAGCATGCTGACCAGCAGGATTCCCACCTGGGTGATAAGAACGCCCGCGAATGCAAGCCACACCATGCTGGAGGGCGCGAAGAACACGATCAACCCGCCAAGGCCCATCAGGACTCCGGCAACCAGGTAGATGTTCTTCTTCCCGAATGCACGAACCAAGCGGGGCAGGAAGCCGGCCATCCCGAATGTCAGGAAAATGTTCACGATGGACATGACTGCGTAAAGCGGCAGCGAGTGCAGCACATCGCGGAAGTAGTAGATCTGGACCGTGCCGACGGCCAACTGGCCGGTGAGGAAAAGGAAGGAACTCACGCACAGCAGCAGCAACGGCTTATTGCCCTTCAAGGTGGCAAGGCTCTGCTTCATCGACACCTTGGCGACCTCACGGACCACGCGTTCGCGGGTGCTGAAGACGGTGAACATGTACAGCGCGGTCCCGACCACGGCGAAGATGAGCGTCATGGTGGTGAAGAGCGGCTGCAGCTTGGCCCCGTCCTTCATCAGCGGCGCAATGAAGATGCCCAGGAAGGAACCGACGGCCACGGCGCCGATGGTGCGGGCGCTGGCCAGCTTGGCCCGCTCGCCCACCACCTGGGTCATGGCCCCGGCTAGGGAGCCGTAGGGAATGTTCACGAAGCTGTAGGCGAGGCCCAGCAGCGCGTAGCTGACGTAAGCCCAGAGCAGCATGCCGGACTGACCGATCTGCGGGATCGAGAAGGCTGCAACGCTGAGCAGCAGCAACGGCACGGAGCCGAACATAATGAACGGCCGGAACTTGCCGAGCTTCTTGTGGTA
Proteins encoded in this window:
- a CDS encoding hemolysin family protein, whose protein sequence is MEWLLLGAGLLLILGTGFFVAVEFSLVALDQSSVQRAVDDGDKAAVPLLRCLKSLSTQLSSCQLGITLTTLLTGFLIEPSLGSLLAVPLAGLGVPEAAVAPISLATAMVVATLLSMLIGELVPKNMAIARSFEIGKAVARPQLVFTAVFKPAIVVLNGFSNKVLHLFGMEAKEEISGARSPAELASLVRRSAAMGTLDEGTARFVARTLSFGERTAADVMTPRMRVETIESEQSVADIIEAARRTGYSRFPVIGDSADNILGVVHLKKAVSIPFRKRATIEAGAIMTDVLRVPETVHLDALILELREGNLQMAVVQDEYGGTAGVTTLEDLVEEIVGEVSDEHDRTKPGILQSADGNWFFPGLLRPDEVSERIGPLNVPDEAGYETVGGFMMAELGRIAVVGDTVPVEGGTLVVDRLERHRIDRICFIPAPQPDTGETPIVPEAGTEDSKGGDSL
- a CDS encoding flavin reductase family protein, which codes for MTAQPLATTAPQVTRDFKDAFGGHPAGVSIITADIGTGPVGITASSVASVSAEPPILAFSLASQSGSAAAIAVADTLVVHLLTADDLALAQAFASPVAERFTGAMDWSRLETGEPLLGHGGYALRCEVLSRTRAGGSLLVAAAVVGIIAPDTPGHPMVYHRRGYHALAGHPAPNALM
- the soxR gene encoding redox-sensitive transcriptional activator SoxR; the encoded protein is MELPAVPAPEPDDAGQPLNAEQPRAAELLSVGQVAERGGVSVSALHFYERQGLISSARTAGNQRRYPRSVLRRVAVIRAAQRAGIPLALVSEVFAELPTDGLPTQADWQRLSERWREELDARIAALEKLRGSLGGCIGCGCLSLAECGFVNPDDEVAGKGPGARAFDGG
- a CDS encoding gluconokinase, with product MNIPETPNAERAATRVIVMGVSGSGKSTIGALVADAMDIPFLDGDSLHPMSNISKMAAGTPLTDEDRWPWLEIVGDELAGTTAAGIVIACSALKHSYRDVIRAKAPDTIFLHLDGSLEVLSSRLQGRSGHFMPPALLESQLAALEPLGADERAVVIDISHSISEILAQSVAGIRHTAGN
- the manD gene encoding D-mannonate dehydratase ManD, translated to MKIVSAEVFVTSPSRNFVTLKVTTDEGVVGIGDATLNGRELAVAAYLKEHVAQLLIGKDPHRIEDTWQFLYRSSYWRRGPVTMAAIAAVDMALWDIKGKIAGMPVYQLLGGASRNGLRAYGHASGADIPQLFDSVREHLELGYKSVRIQTAIPGIKAVYGVAAQAQASGERYDYEPAGRGAFPQEEDWDTRAYLRHLPTVFEAVRNEFGPELPLLHDGHHRMTPIQAAKLGKSLEPYDLFWLEDCTPAENQEALRWVRHHTTTPLAIGEIFNTVYDYQTIIKEQLIDYVRAASTHFGGISPLKKVMDFAAQYQIKSGFHGPTDISPIGFAAQLHVGLAIHNYGIQEYMQHSDKTNEVFQQSMTFKDGYLHPGETPGIGVEFNEEAAKAFPYQQAYLPYNRLVDGTVHDW
- the uidB gene encoding glucuronide transporter, whose protein sequence is MTMTQEKTSTTAADGASARPLRKLSIVGYGAGDAANNLAFTTATMFLLLYYTDVAGISAAAAGTLLLVVRIFDAFSDIVAGRFVDKTYHKKLGKFRPFIMFGSVPLLLLSVAAFSIPQIGQSGMLLWAYVSYALLGLAYSFVNIPYGSLAGAMTQVVGERAKLASARTIGAVAVGSFLGIFIAPLMKDGAKLQPLFTTMTLIFAVVGTALYMFTVFSTRERVVREVAKVSMKQSLATLKGNKPLLLLCVSSFLFLTGQLAVGTVQIYYFRDVLHSLPLYAVMSIVNIFLTFGMAGFLPRLVRAFGKKNIYLVAGVLMGLGGLIVFFAPSSMVWLAFAGVLITQVGILLVSMLVWALEADTVEYGEWKTGVRTEGITYALFSFTRKTGQAVGGALAAFALAWGGYTAGAAQQSEHAILGIRAGAGLLPMVFAILAIVVMFIYPLTDAKHKQIVAEITERREVRLEASRQAVAGNEPGASAQAGDDDGPAAPAAPAN